A window of Castanea sativa cultivar Marrone di Chiusa Pesio chromosome 8, ASM4071231v1 genomic DNA:
GCTTCTAAAATGCCTATGATGCTTAAGtcagaaaaaaaatgtttgtattCAAGATAAACACTCTCAAAAGTTTTCACTCTCTTACctcaatcaaaatattataCATTATTTATGTTGTATCTAATACCTCTTTGTTAGAagatatttctttgtttttagtcTTCATCTTAATAATGGAATGATGATAGAGTTGGGATAACGATTATCTTTCAGAGACGAATCTCTTGAGTCTTGAGGATGACATTTATTACTTTTTCAACTTATGTTTACATGAACATACAGGTAGACTAGGGGGCccattttttaaaggaaaaaaaaaaatatatatatatatatatatatatatatatatatatatatatgttatatagatagatagatttTATGTCAAGTttctggctttttttttttttttttttttgttttaatagtCCGATAATTACAATGAGGTAGGAGGATTTAAATCTTAGTTGTTTTTGTTAGAAATACCAAGAGTTGATAATCAATTGAGTAATAAAACtcttgacttaaaaaaaaaattatatttcactcttccaaaattaaaatttggttgaaaaatccaaaaataataattgccACTTAAGCACCTAACCCATATTAGTGGCCCATCACCCCTTTCCAAACAATAAaaatctctttttattaagaaaataattatattaaaaaaacccttaattaaaaaaaaatctttgattgaaacaaaatatatatatatatatatatatatatatatatatatatattttgaattcaTTGATAATTGAGAGTAGaaaaatttgaatcctaaatCTTTCCATTAAAAATGCTAGGAGATGTCAATTGAGTACATAATCCCCTCCATCCCTACATGTTACCTTTTTTGGTAGTCTATATAAGTTGTTTTTAAATATCATTAAAGTACCGgtcaatatttatatattcattaGTAGTAATTCTAGCTAATATAGAATACTATGATATTGTGGCCACTAGacttagagaaatgatatgtccacaactaatgctttgtaattttctttggTTGTTGTGACAAGTGATGAATACTTAATAAATCAGTTGATCGACCATTGACAAAGACGCATAGATAGAAGATATTCCACTACACATTTTCATGATAATTCAAATCGATTTGACTTcgatttctttaaaaaattcacatttttcttctttaaaatccACTATTTAagatctttattatttttaatcaatCAACCTATCAAATCATAATGTCATGAAAAAGCTGTGAACTACAagggtccaaaaaaaaaaaaaaaaaaaactagacatCATAGTAAGCagaaaatgttaaaatggaAGTTGTGGGTTAAAACACTTTTTCTTTATCGATCGTCAACAAAGTGCCAAAAATTGGGAAAGAAAGAAGTCATAAAAACAGTTATTCCATGTAAAATTGCTTCATACATAAGCTAACCATTTTGCCAACTATATATTGCACATTACATTATCAATAGTCGTGGTTGGAGATGTGTCAAATCCCATTGCCGACCATACATCTTTGTTCAGATGGAGACCATCTCCCTCACCCAAACACACGTTATGGCTAAATTAATAGGGATGGAAAAAGATCAATTTAGAGCGGTTATAacatattttacaatacattcacaataaattctaacGGGCAAATTGTAATTAGCTATTAATGatgggtaaaaataaaatttaatcgttttcaaattagaatcaataacaatttatcacataatttttttgtaaaaatgttatagatatAACTCTCATCGTTTATCATTCTTAATTGTTCTAACATTGATGAGAGAAGAATAGAAGGACCGAGAATACTAAGAATGGTGAAAATGATAAAGATCTGAGCAAtttgagaaataataataaaatatgcatagaaaattaaattatactCTACATATGTTTAGTCCAGTCCTATCCTATCTTCTTTTCTAATCAATAGTTTTCCAATGTATCGGACATATTAAACATCATATCTTTTAGAAATTCAAATAGCTTTACAGTTTCATCCCAATCAAAGTGATCAAACAATCATACTATGAAGATCCCATATCAATATAAGAGAATTAGAGCTCCACATTTGGACAACTAAAATCCCATTAAAGATTTGGTTGGccataactttttctttttgaattagGCCATAACTTTATTGGCAAAACTTTGTTAACCCATTCCTAATTCTAATTGGGTTCAAACTTGGCCATCATTAAGTGTTCTCGAATCTTAGCTCTTGTCCTTCTTTCACTTTCGGTTAATGATggtataaagtataaacaacacaaattaccaattctttccgtatttataaacaaaacatccatacatttttctttttagatctAGTTAATGAGTGCTCTTAAAACATCtattaattaacaattttagaaaagttttaatacaactcttttaagaaattttaaaaaataattgtcaaaaaaattaattacttttttctttttatataaaatgtttctaaaaatattttcaaaactaacaTCCTTTGAACATcctttcagcttttttttttttttcttaataggCGCATCACACAAGGTCTATTTTTATGTGACATGCATTAATGCGTATCAAAAGCAATTCAATTGCCAATTTTTCACGAAcacttttattatattcaacCCTGATTTTGTACTGAATAGACAACTAACCTATCCTAGCTGAAAGGTGCAGATAATGTTCCACATAGAAGAGATTTGAAACGTAGATGGAATTGTTTTGTTCTAGAAAAGCATGGTCACAGGCAAATTAGTCATGTTGGCAAATGGCAGAGTCAccttatttgaatttaaaaaaagcACACGTCCTATTCCCACAGTTAATGaagttttggtcattttttaccGCACCAATTGGGGGTTCTATTTGCTTGGAGATGACATATGACTTATGAGTAAAGACCAAAGAACAAGTTGCAAACTGAAAATAACATGCAATGTCTAGAGATGGTGACCATGATGCATGTGATGGGTGCATGTAGTCAAGGCCTAGCAGTAAACAGAGATGGATAATCTAAAAAAAGCACACGTCCTATTCCCACAGTTAGTCAGTTACTGaagttttggtcattttttccTGCACCAATTGGGGGTTCTATTTGCTTGGAGATGACTTATGACTTATGAGTAAAGACCAAAGAACAAGTTGCAAACTGAAAATAACATCTAGAGAGGGTGACCATAATGCATGTGATGGATGCATGTAGTCAAGGCCTAGCAGTAAACAGAGATGGATAATCTCAGGCCCAAACCCTGCAGATCTCAAACAAGTCTACTAGCCTAGCTTAATGGGCTTACATGTTCTGGCCTAGGCAAGGCTCACTGTTtgaatgaaaagaagaagaacagaaACCCCATGTCTCGGCTTAAACCCAATCAGTGGCCCCAAGTCCTACGGGTAGATGAAGATGGATTTACCAACTGGATTAGGAAATGAAAATGGCTGGAGATGGGTATCTCCTGTGGCAGCAGCTGTATTGGATGTGGAATCCCTATGTCCATAATTTCATAAGCATTATCATATTTCTTAAGCGTGTCAACATTTAACACATAAAATAGATGATGTGTACGGACGATATATAATAACAAGTGTGCAATAAGGTAGAAAGACACCATGATAcggttaaaatattatttcttaaatttaagtCTACAAAATTTAGactcatttaaattttaaatcacgTGGTATTAGATATATTTTTGacttgtaatatttaatatggGTTTGATGTATTCTAACCATTTCGAATGCAGCTATCCCTCTATTGTAGTAAGCCTATATTGAGCATATTAGCTTTGGGtggtagggggggggggggggattatGGAGTCAATATTCAGCCTCATTTGTAAATCTTTCTAAATTCTCTCTATATAATATCTTCATTATAAACTCCTACTATTTACTTGTTTGAATGCAATATCAGGTTCTGAATTCTGCGCGGTATATACTATGATCACAAAAGGCATATAACAAATACTAAATTTTGCATCAAAGGAAAGCACTTTTCAATCATTGATATCACATGTTCTTTATGTGACAGTATAATGCCTGAATAAAGTATAAGGCTATTGAAGTTTTAAAACCCACTACAGCCACATCATAAGCTCAATGTGCCCCACCTGATTAATTAAGAGTATAACCGTACAAAATGTCCTTTGTAAATTGACTTGTTCTATACTTGTTACCCTTTATGGAAACTAAAACGAAAATTAAAGTATCAATTTCTTTTGCAAACAGTGTTTACAAAACTTTCttagccccaaaaaaaaaaaaaaaaaagatacaatatATTAAGATCTTCACAGCCAGAAATCATCAGCCTATTCCAAATCCTGATCTTCCAACTTTTCTCCAGCATTGTTGAACCCAAGCCACATTTTGGACTTGCAAAAATTCATCAAGAAGTACCAAGCAATCCCAGCCAGTGTAAGCAGAGCAGCTACCAAATAGACAGTTTTTGTAGCCACTGCCATTACATAGAGCAAAAATCCAGATGGAATCAAGCACATAACCACCAGCCAAGGTAACCCCATGGGAACTACAAAGGGCCTCTTCACTGTGGGCAACTTCCTCCTCAACCAAAGAAAAGATGCAAATTCCAATAGCATACCTAAACTATACAGGAAATTCACTGAAGATATTATGTCTACAAAACTCATGTAAGCAACTGCAAGTGTAATCAATGTTGAGAGCAAAATTCCCACCCAAGGTGTATTAAACCAGGTGGATCTTACCCCAAAAAATTGTGGTAAAAATCCTAAATTTGCCATTCCTAGAAGTTGGTATGCACAACTGCTCAATTGGGCTTCATATAGTCCAATAACTGATAAAACTGCACCAATTTCAATCCAAACTTTCAACCATTTCCCAGCAATGATTTCAGCAGCATCAGCAAAATACCCATCAACCCAATCTTCTTGATCTAGAGGTATAGCCCCAATTGCAGCCAGGAGAGGAATCAAGTAAGCCAAACAAGTAAGCAACCCAGCAGAAAACAGGGCTTTTGGGAATGTTTTCTGTGGTTCTTCCACTTCACCAGCTAAAGTACTAGCATTGTCCCAAAAATTCAAGTTCCAAAAAAGGGTATTGAAAAACAAAGTCCAATCTTTCTCCACACCCTCTTGACCCAAACTGATCCACCTACTAGGCTCAATCTTAGGAATTGCAACCAAAGTCATAACTACAAATGGCAAAAGTGAAACTACTCCTAGAGTAACAGCAGTGTAGCCTACTATAGTAAGACCAGTATAGTTCAAAAAAGACAGCACCAAAGTTGAAACAAAAATAGCAAGATAGCGAGGCACGCCTGTAGAGAAAATTGGAAATACCAGCTTGAGATAGTCAATGCATAGAACTGGATAAGAGGCCAAATTTATGACCCCACTAAAGAACTTCCATGAGCCCATTAAGGATCCCCAGAAAGGCCCAAAGGCCTGGTGGGCCCAGATGACAAAGCCGCCGTTGCCAGGGAAGGTGGTGGCGAGCTCTGCAGTGACAAGAGCCTCTGGGATGCTCCATATGAATGGAAAGATGAGGAAGCCAAGGATGGCAAAGAGCGGCCCGGCCGCCCCTACCGCGGCTTCTTCGCCATAGGGGCCACCGGCAACCTCAAAGTAGATGAGGAAAACAAGTGGAATTAGAGCTAGTTTGTGTGGAGTTTTGATGGTGTTTGAACTTGGAGTTGGAGGTgatggttgttgttgttgttgttgttgttgtagtagGAGGGATTGAATATTTTGGGAGGAGTGGGTAGCTTCCATTTGGTTtggtgggtgtttttttttttttttctttgggatCGATATTTTGGTCTGTAACTTATCCTTATGTCAATTATGCTTCACACAGTCCAAGATGGTGGGGGGTGGGGCAAGTTACATGAAACAAGTAACCATTCTGCACTTTCTTTTGTTGCAAACAAAAGAGGAAATCCTAATTTCTGAAATCTGAATTGGGGACTATGAGCAATTGAGCAGTCAACACTTTGATCCAAAAGAACATATTGGAAAGCAAATCTGTAAAAGGTAGTTAGCAAGGTcatgttttatataataaataccCATAATTCAAATCTATAAAACATGCTAAACAATCCTCACACTTCTAACTTTActaggaaaagaaaagtaaagatgGGTAGGTGGTAAGAGGTAACCATACCTTATTTTCAAAAGGAATATACCAGGATTTTGTGGCCAATGACTACTAAGAAGGAGCTCTCCATGGTCCCCACACACCCACATGAGGCTCTTAGAATTTTGAACCCAAGCTTCATAAGTCTCATGAGGTTTTTTGGAAACCACTAGACCAGCTCTTTTTGTAGGGTTGCTTATGTGGTGTGTTTAGGTGTCTTTATATGGTGGATTTTAATAGGTTTTTTCAGTCCTAAAAATTTAGGCTGATGGCTgattttcatttcctttttttaaaaggacCTGATGACCGAAATTATGTAACACAATGGGTCTTCTGTGATTAGTTTCCTCTTGTTTCTTCAACAGTGCTTGGTGTCTTCTACTGTAGTTTATAGATTTACACAGGAAAAAACAAGCAAGAATCAAAATTGGCACATATCACTGGTGTAATGACAGCTCAATAAGGCCACCTACCAAACATAAAGTAACCATTCCTTCAATGTGCGTGAAAGCTACGCAAAAGGCTTGCatgttacaattttatatatatatgatcccCAAGATTGCTCTGACACTCAAATAATTAGAGCTGATTATCTGTGCGTGCCCGATCCTAACACATTGTGCACATGGTAACAGTATCTTTAAGCACATGGCAAATAAATGTTAGAAACCCTGTGatgaattaataatatttatctctctctctctctctctctctctgtagtTTTCTCTGCtgagagaggaagaaaatattgtTTGGTTATTGTAAATTATTGGGCATTGCTCCAACATTTGGACAGGTTTTGAGTTACATATATATTGCAAGAaagatgaaattgaaaatatgtcCAACGTGATTGTAAAATTTTGGAAGTCGTAGCAGCACCTAATAGATTTAGCAAAACAGAGAAAAATAATTGTTCAAAGGCTACATAAGATCCTCTTTTGcatagaatttctttttttaaaataataatgaataataaaaataaaccaatatGATATCTAATGTCCTGCAGATCAAGCTATCTTTACAAATGAGCATTCCCTTCAAAAGTTATATTGCAGAGTGTGAAGATGTTGTGAACATTGTATTGCACTCCGTGACGTGAAATGTTTCACTCTGTGACGCAAAATGTTTCACACAGTGTCTATATTTTCACATAAATATCTACATTTTATAAATGACATAAAAGAATGTGGAGATGCAGTGAAATAGTATGAAAACTAATGAATGTGAAGCAGTCC
This region includes:
- the LOC142607643 gene encoding putative polyamine transporter At3g13620; this translates as MEATHSSQNIQSLLLQQQQQQQQPSPPTPSSNTIKTPHKLALIPLVFLIYFEVAGGPYGEEAAVGAAGPLFAILGFLIFPFIWSIPEALVTAELATTFPGNGGFVIWAHQAFGPFWGSLMGSWKFFSGVINLASYPVLCIDYLKLVFPIFSTGVPRYLAIFVSTLVLSFLNYTGLTIVGYTAVTLGVVSLLPFVVMTLVAIPKIEPSRWISLGQEGVEKDWTLFFNTLFWNLNFWDNASTLAGEVEEPQKTFPKALFSAGLLTCLAYLIPLLAAIGAIPLDQEDWVDGYFADAAEIIAGKWLKVWIEIGAVLSVIGLYEAQLSSCAYQLLGMANLGFLPQFFGVRSTWFNTPWVGILLSTLITLAVAYMSFVDIISSVNFLYSLGMLLEFASFLWLRRKLPTVKRPFVVPMGLPWLVVMCLIPSGFLLYVMAVATKTVYLVAALLTLAGIAWYFLMNFCKSKMWLGFNNAGEKLEDQDLE